Proteins encoded within one genomic window of Spirulina major PCC 6313:
- a CDS encoding S9 family peptidase, which produces MNTAPFGTWQSPITSDLIVSSSIGLGGVALDGEALYWVESRPSEGGRTVIVQAQGEQDCTPAPFNVRSRVHEYGGGASLIADGVIYFVNFADQRIYHHAPGAEPQPLTPENQHRYAEMQLDRDRNRLIAVGEDHSQGGHEPKNLLVSVDLTTGTVTPIVTGSDFYASPRLSPDGSRLAWVDWHHPQMPWDGTQLWVAEFDRSGKLGLPRRVAGNKTESICAPLWSPDGVLYFVSDRNNWWNLYRDQNGIELVYEQAAEFGYPHWVFGVQPYRFRNAQSLICTYSQNGQDYLAQLDLTSGTLTPIDLPFTSLGSLQISGDVVYAIAGSPTQPTQLIRLHLPSGDHETLKTASSLTVDPGYLSSPEAIAFPTTDGHTAHAWYYPPQNQDYTAPDGEQPPLLVKSHGGPTAAASATLNLRIQYWTSRGFAYVDVNYGGSTGYGRAYRQRLNGNWGIVDVDDCTNVAVYLAEQGRVDRERLAIAGGSAGGYTTLAALTFKDVFKAGASYYGVSDLEALAQDTHKFEARYLDGLIGKYPEDKAVYEARSPIHHTAQLACPVIFFQGLEDKVVPPNQAELMVNALKTKGLPVAYVPFEGEQHGFRKAENIKRALDGEFYFYSRVFNFTPAESLPPVEIINLPA; this is translated from the coding sequence ATGAATACGGCTCCCTTTGGTACGTGGCAATCTCCGATTACGTCTGATTTGATTGTGTCGAGTTCCATTGGTTTGGGAGGAGTCGCCCTCGATGGAGAGGCTTTGTATTGGGTGGAAAGTCGGCCCTCGGAAGGGGGACGGACGGTGATTGTCCAAGCCCAGGGGGAGCAGGACTGCACGCCAGCGCCGTTTAATGTGCGATCGCGTGTCCATGAATACGGCGGCGGTGCGTCGTTGATTGCCGATGGGGTGATTTATTTTGTCAATTTTGCCGATCAACGCATCTATCACCACGCCCCCGGAGCAGAACCCCAACCCCTCACCCCCGAAAATCAGCACCGCTACGCTGAAATGCAACTGGATCGCGATCGCAACCGCTTAATTGCCGTCGGCGAAGACCACAGCCAAGGGGGTCACGAGCCTAAAAATTTACTGGTGAGTGTTGACCTCACCACAGGAACTGTTACCCCAATTGTCACCGGCAGCGATTTCTACGCCTCACCCCGTCTCAGTCCCGATGGCTCGCGCCTGGCCTGGGTGGATTGGCACCATCCCCAAATGCCCTGGGACGGGACACAGCTTTGGGTGGCGGAATTTGATAGATCCGGGAAACTAGGGCTACCGCGCCGCGTGGCAGGGAATAAAACTGAGTCGATCTGTGCGCCGCTGTGGTCACCGGATGGGGTGCTGTATTTTGTCAGCGATCGCAATAATTGGTGGAATCTGTACCGCGATCAGAACGGGATTGAGCTTGTTTATGAACAGGCAGCAGAATTTGGCTACCCCCATTGGGTTTTTGGCGTGCAGCCCTACCGCTTCCGCAATGCCCAGAGCCTGATTTGCACCTATAGCCAAAACGGCCAGGACTACCTCGCCCAGTTGGATCTCACCAGCGGCACATTAACCCCGATCGATCTACCCTTTACGAGTTTAGGATCGCTGCAAATCAGCGGCGATGTGGTCTATGCGATCGCCGGTTCCCCCACCCAACCCACCCAACTGATCCGCCTCCACCTCCCCAGCGGCGACCATGAAACCCTGAAAACCGCCAGCAGCCTCACCGTTGACCCCGGCTATCTCTCCAGCCCCGAAGCGATCGCCTTCCCCACCACCGACGGCCACACCGCCCACGCCTGGTATTACCCCCCCCAAAACCAAGACTACACCGCCCCCGACGGCGAACAGCCCCCCCTCCTGGTGAAAAGCCACGGCGGGCCCACCGCCGCCGCCTCAGCCACCCTCAACCTCCGGATTCAATATTGGACTAGTCGCGGCTTTGCCTATGTGGATGTGAACTATGGCGGCAGCACCGGCTACGGACGCGCCTATCGCCAACGCTTAAACGGGAATTGGGGGATTGTGGATGTGGATGACTGCACGAATGTGGCGGTTTATCTTGCCGAACAGGGCCGAGTGGATCGCGAACGGTTAGCGATCGCCGGCGGCAGTGCGGGCGGCTACACCACCCTCGCGGCCTTGACCTTTAAAGATGTGTTTAAAGCCGGCGCGAGTTACTACGGCGTGAGCGACCTCGAAGCCCTCGCCCAAGATACCCACAAATTTGAAGCCCGCTATCTGGACGGCTTGATCGGCAAATATCCTGAGGATAAAGCAGTGTATGAAGCGCGATCGCCCATCCACCACACCGCACAACTCGCCTGCCCCGTCATCTTCTTCCAAGGCCTCGAAGACAAAGTCGTCCCCCCCAACCAAGCCGAACTGATGGTCAACGCCCTCAAAACCAAAGGTCTCCCCGTCGCCTACGTCCCCTTCGAGGGCGAACAACACGGCTTCCGCAAAGCCGAAAACATCAAACGCGCCCTCGACGGCGAATTCTACTTCTACAGCCGCGTCTTCAACTTCACCCCCGCCGAATCCCTCCCCCCCGTCGAAATCATCAACCTACCCGCTTAA
- a CDS encoding J domain-containing protein, with the protein MASESDHRPPTPETRILNSYYGILGIHPSASVLEIRRTYRDLSKKYHPDTTELPQAVATAKFQQLNEAYATLSNPQRRLLYDAQIGYSRWNVIQPDPPDWSAAADQDWPRSAYLDPSDRPLSSGELFALCILGVTFLGCLLVAIAVGLAQGETAFQLPTP; encoded by the coding sequence ATGGCCTCAGAGTCTGATCATCGCCCGCCCACCCCAGAAACCCGCATTCTCAACAGCTACTATGGGATCTTGGGGATTCACCCCTCCGCATCGGTGCTAGAAATCCGTCGCACCTATCGAGACTTGAGCAAAAAATACCACCCCGACACCACCGAATTACCCCAAGCCGTGGCCACGGCCAAGTTTCAACAACTCAACGAAGCCTACGCCACCCTGAGCAATCCCCAACGCCGTTTGCTCTATGATGCTCAAATTGGCTATTCTCGCTGGAACGTGATTCAGCCCGATCCCCCCGATTGGTCAGCCGCTGCGGATCAAGATTGGCCCCGCTCGGCCTATCTCGACCCCAGCGATCGCCCCCTATCTTCCGGGGAACTCTTCGCCCTCTGTATCTTGGGGGTGACGTTTCTCGGTTGTTTGCTCGTCGCGATCGCCGTTGGTCTCGCCCAAGGAGAGACCGCGTTTCAACTGCCCACCCCGTAA
- a CDS encoding DUF3143 domain-containing protein has translation MTALPTPETPLYNHPLPALEQWLTTMGCHQDRDQLNRWTIACPTWQAEILLEVEEVSVRYIDAGDGMKDIVRSFKYSLSRNDVEAAVFSGP, from the coding sequence ATGACTGCCCTACCCACCCCCGAAACCCCCCTGTATAACCACCCCCTCCCCGCCCTCGAACAGTGGCTCACCACCATGGGCTGTCACCAAGACCGCGACCAACTCAACCGCTGGACGATCGCCTGTCCCACCTGGCAAGCCGAAATTCTCTTAGAAGTCGAAGAAGTATCGGTGCGCTACATCGATGCGGGAGACGGGATGAAGGATATTGTGCGATCGTTTAAATATTCCCTCAGTCGCAATGATGTGGAAGCAGCCGTGTTTTCCGGTCCCTAG
- a CDS encoding GmrSD restriction endonuclease domain-containing protein, with amino-acid sequence MTPFTIFDSTKESLSDVLQSIKTGKSQLPDFQRGWVWDDEHIRGLLASIALSYPIGTVMLLQTGNPDVKFRPRLVEGVELDSPPEPERLILDGQQRLTSLFQALFSNRPVLTYDTRKRKIKRWYYLDINKAIDPYCDAEDYIISLPEGRKLFNFRNELQYDYSTREKECESELLPLPLIFDGDLTQWQMCYLNSKPEGVQERLKKWNDLDRVIQRYKQYQVPIISLRKETPKEAVCQVFEKVNTGGVALTVFELITATFATDNFSLRDDWSEREKRFRHHNVLDSLESTDFLQAISLLVTRERRIDFLENQSESDRSPAISCKRKDVLRLTLKDYQKWADLVTKGFEKAARLLQSEYIFSARDLPYRTQLTPMAAMFAVLGDRADNDGIRRKIARWYWCGVFGELYGGSIETRFAKDLPEVLAWIDGGTEPDTINDSNFAQSRLMTLKTRNSAAYKGLFALLMRDGGQDFRTGEPMGSQLYFEDTVDIHHIFPKQWCQKNKIDDKRCNSIINKTPISAKTNRMIGGNDPSRYLKRLQENAEIPDTRMDEILKSHCINPNALRSDDFNVFFEDRENALISRIERATGKVVARDAVWTNPEEDAEE; translated from the coding sequence ATGACTCCTTTCACAATATTTGACAGCACGAAAGAATCGCTATCAGATGTCCTCCAAAGTATCAAAACAGGAAAATCACAGCTTCCTGATTTTCAACGTGGTTGGGTCTGGGATGATGAACATATTCGGGGTTTATTAGCCAGTATTGCCTTGTCCTACCCAATTGGTACTGTCATGCTACTCCAAACTGGCAATCCTGATGTGAAGTTTCGACCACGCCTTGTCGAAGGGGTAGAACTTGACTCTCCACCAGAACCAGAACGCTTAATTTTAGACGGGCAGCAACGGTTAACTTCCTTATTTCAAGCCCTATTTTCAAATCGTCCCGTCTTAACATATGACACTCGAAAAAGGAAAATAAAGCGTTGGTATTATCTCGATATTAATAAAGCCATTGATCCTTATTGTGATGCCGAAGACTATATCATTAGTCTTCCTGAAGGTCGAAAACTCTTTAACTTTCGCAATGAACTGCAATATGACTATTCAACACGAGAAAAAGAATGTGAGTCAGAACTCTTACCTCTACCTTTGATTTTTGATGGCGATCTAACACAATGGCAAATGTGTTATTTGAATAGCAAGCCTGAAGGCGTACAAGAAAGACTAAAAAAATGGAATGATTTAGATCGTGTTATCCAGCGTTACAAGCAATATCAAGTTCCGATTATTTCACTGCGCAAAGAAACCCCCAAAGAAGCAGTATGTCAAGTTTTTGAGAAAGTCAATACAGGTGGTGTTGCGCTGACAGTTTTTGAACTCATCACAGCAACATTTGCGACAGACAATTTTAGTTTACGGGATGATTGGTCAGAGCGTGAAAAACGATTCCGTCATCATAATGTTTTAGATTCTCTTGAAAGTACCGATTTTCTGCAAGCTATCAGTTTATTGGTAACCAGAGAACGACGCATTGATTTTCTGGAAAATCAAAGTGAGTCAGACCGTTCGCCTGCGATTAGCTGTAAGCGTAAGGATGTACTGCGTCTCACATTAAAGGACTATCAAAAATGGGCAGATTTGGTCACAAAGGGATTTGAAAAAGCAGCTCGACTATTACAATCAGAATATATTTTCTCAGCACGTGATCTGCCATATCGAACGCAGCTAACCCCCATGGCAGCAATGTTTGCCGTGTTGGGCGATCGCGCTGATAATGATGGTATTCGGCGCAAAATTGCCCGGTGGTATTGGTGTGGTGTCTTTGGTGAGTTGTATGGTGGCTCAATTGAGACCCGGTTTGCGAAAGATTTGCCCGAAGTTTTAGCTTGGATTGATGGAGGCACAGAGCCTGACACGATTAATGATTCTAATTTTGCTCAATCTCGATTAATGACATTAAAAACGCGGAATAGTGCAGCGTATAAGGGCTTATTCGCGTTGTTAATGCGTGATGGTGGTCAGGATTTTCGTACAGGTGAGCCGATGGGTTCTCAGTTGTATTTTGAAGACACAGTGGATATTCATCATATCTTTCCAAAGCAGTGGTGCCAGAAAAATAAAATCGATGATAAACGCTGTAATAGTATTATCAACAAAACACCAATTTCCGCTAAGACCAACCGTATGATTGGAGGCAATGATCCATCTAGATATTTAAAACGCCTACAGGAAAACGCCGAAATTCCAGATACTCGTATGGATGAAATTTTAAAGTCTCATTGCATCAATCCAAATGCACTACGCAGTGATGATTTTAATGTTTTTTTTGAAGATCGCGAGAATGCACTAATTTCTAGGATTGAACGTGCAACGGGTAAGGTTGTGGCGCGTGATGCAGTCTGGACGAATCCGGAGGAGGATGCGGAGGAGTGA
- the bioF gene encoding 8-amino-7-oxononanoate synthase has product MDRTDPYGWLEKSLATIRRAQWHRAVKPLAGKAGPTITLEGRSLLNFASNDYLGLAGDERLIAAAVAAVRTYGTGSTGSRLTSGQREIHQALETAIAALKQTEAALVFSSGYLANLGAIAALMGPRDLIVGDRYNHSSLKAGATLSGATVLDFAHNDLADLAAVLAQHRPHHRRCLITADSVFSMDGDLCPLPGLLQLARDYDAMVLVDEAHGTGVMGATGAGVVEHFGCTGQPLIQVGTLSKGLGSLGGYVAGSAMVIDFLRNRAPSWIYTTGLSPGDTAAALAAVQVVKTEPERRSHLWRNVAQLRDILGATFDLLPSESPILCAKMASPATALQMSAQLSDRGIFVPAIRPPTVPTSRLRFSVMATHTPAQLEQVRQALPG; this is encoded by the coding sequence ATGGACAGGACTGATCCCTATGGATGGTTGGAAAAATCCTTGGCGACGATTCGGCGGGCGCAGTGGCATCGGGCGGTGAAGCCGTTGGCGGGGAAGGCGGGGCCGACGATTACCCTAGAGGGGCGATCGCTGCTTAATTTTGCCAGTAATGATTACTTGGGGTTGGCGGGGGATGAACGGCTGATCGCGGCGGCCGTGGCAGCGGTGCGCACTTATGGGACGGGGAGTACGGGGTCGCGGCTCACCAGTGGTCAGCGGGAGATTCATCAGGCCCTCGAAACCGCGATCGCCGCTCTCAAGCAGACCGAAGCCGCCCTGGTGTTTAGCTCTGGTTATTTGGCGAATCTGGGGGCGATCGCGGCGTTGATGGGCCCACGGGATCTGATTGTGGGCGATCGCTATAACCATTCCAGTCTTAAGGCTGGGGCGACCTTGAGCGGCGCGACGGTGCTGGATTTTGCCCATAATGATCTCGCGGATCTGGCCGCTGTGCTCGCCCAACACCGCCCCCACCATCGCCGCTGCCTGATTACCGCTGATAGCGTCTTTAGTATGGATGGGGATCTGTGCCCACTGCCGGGCCTGTTACAACTAGCGCGGGACTATGACGCGATGGTGCTCGTTGATGAAGCCCACGGCACGGGGGTGATGGGGGCAACGGGGGCGGGGGTGGTGGAGCATTTTGGTTGTACAGGACAGCCGTTGATTCAAGTGGGGACGCTGAGTAAGGGTCTGGGGAGTTTGGGGGGGTATGTGGCGGGGTCGGCGATGGTGATTGATTTTCTGCGCAATCGGGCCCCCAGTTGGATCTATACGACGGGGCTATCGCCGGGGGATACGGCGGCGGCCTTGGCAGCGGTGCAGGTGGTGAAGACAGAACCGGAACGGCGATCGCACCTCTGGCGCAATGTGGCCCAATTGCGAGACATACTAGGGGCAACGTTTGACCTGCTGCCTTCGGAGTCCCCGATTCTCTGTGCGAAGATGGCGAGTCCCGCAACGGCGTTACAGATGTCGGCTCAGTTGAGCGATCGCGGCATTTTCGTGCCCGCCATTCGTCCCCCCACCGTTCCCACAAGCCGCCTCCGCTTTTCCGTGATGGCCACCCATACCCCGGCCCAGTTAGAACAAGTGCGGCAGGCGTTGCCGGGGTGA
- a CDS encoding plasmid replication protein, CyRepA1 family produces the protein MNHLQEWAASGVDHELTQLNVRALTGNSSYDYLFYADTLPRRNDGRLRDRILNRYHHLDQGGWWCSGVDLLTGNEDLWGCFKPITPRHSADRRKVIKYEHPPQAETGVFALRVPLHIAQKIAARYDHPYDAATHSDTAFWQWFADHPDIPLCLTEGAKKAGALLTAGFAAIALPGVNGGYRTPRNDHGERTGRSRLIPQLAKLAQRRPVYIVFDQDRKPHTIKAVNAAIRQTAYLLHQQECEVRIVSWDAQDGKGVDDLIAQMGQAEFEAAYREALPFETWKATTFTQLTHPAQISLNDRYIPPLSIPHQAQLIGIKSPKGTGKTQFLEKVVADAIARHQWVLVIGHRVRLVEDLCQRFGLQYISEVQTHPDGSTGGYGLCIDSLHPHSRASFNAADWQDGVVIIDEIEQVLWHGLNSSTCSGNRVAILKSFKTLMQNVLGGRGQVYVADADLSDVSIDYLRSLAGVDFTPFIVENRWQPTTEAWDVYHYSDPTPDRLVHDLEQHIRDGGKPFVCLSAQKVRSQWGTSNLEAYLCQQFPTLKILRIDSESLADATHPAAQCLEQLDVLLQQYDVVLTSPCLETGVSIDLRGHFTSVWGIAQGVQAENSVRQALSRVRENVSRHLWIAPFGFNTVGNGSTSIASLLDSGQRLTQLNIRLLQQSDLTGLDDLETGFQAESLLCWAQLAVRVNAAMIHYRDRVLAALRGEGHHLIPVLEPVPLPIAEHDPGQEPSPSLGDVVAEVRDRNYQDECSAIATAADLTTPDYQHLKKQLVKTPDQRRQVRKHDLKLRYGIEVTPDLVERDDQGWYQQLRLHYYLTLGRPYLTERDANLAQQMILQGDGAIFAPDFNRSQLGAVIGTLDVLGISTLLNNPQRQLRNTDADLVALQQLAIANRTFIKAALGVGIAKNASAVLILRRCLEQLGYGVQCIKCEGQRIPGKTKRSRSKRIRVYQIEPPNDGRAAVFTAWLQRETPCDPDGWPEQPTSLGLTPLDEGYEQLSLFA, from the coding sequence ATGAATCATCTACAGGAATGGGCCGCGAGTGGCGTGGATCATGAACTCACCCAATTAAACGTCCGTGCGTTAACCGGCAATAGTAGCTACGATTATTTGTTCTATGCCGACACGCTGCCCCGCCGGAATGATGGGCGATTGCGCGATCGCATCCTCAACCGTTACCACCATTTAGACCAAGGCGGCTGGTGGTGTTCTGGGGTAGATCTGCTCACCGGTAACGAAGACCTCTGGGGCTGTTTTAAACCGATTACCCCGCGCCACAGTGCCGATCGCCGCAAAGTGATTAAGTACGAACACCCGCCCCAGGCTGAAACGGGCGTGTTCGCCCTGCGAGTTCCCCTCCACATCGCCCAAAAAATCGCCGCTCGTTATGATCATCCCTACGATGCCGCCACCCATTCGGATACCGCGTTTTGGCAATGGTTCGCTGATCATCCTGATATTCCCCTTTGTTTAACCGAAGGGGCGAAAAAAGCCGGGGCATTGCTCACCGCTGGGTTTGCGGCGATCGCCCTGCCGGGAGTCAATGGCGGCTATCGTACCCCCCGCAATGACCATGGAGAACGCACGGGGCGATCGCGCCTCATTCCCCAACTGGCCAAACTCGCCCAACGCCGCCCGGTGTACATCGTCTTCGACCAAGACCGCAAACCCCACACGATCAAAGCCGTCAACGCCGCGATCCGCCAAACCGCCTATCTCCTCCATCAGCAAGAGTGTGAGGTGCGGATTGTGTCCTGGGATGCGCAGGATGGCAAAGGTGTCGATGATCTGATTGCCCAGATGGGCCAAGCAGAATTTGAAGCCGCCTATCGTGAGGCGCTGCCCTTTGAAACCTGGAAGGCCACCACCTTCACCCAACTCACCCACCCGGCCCAAATTTCCCTCAACGATCGCTACATTCCCCCCCTCAGCATTCCCCACCAAGCCCAATTAATTGGGATTAAATCCCCCAAGGGAACCGGCAAAACCCAGTTTTTAGAGAAAGTGGTAGCCGATGCGATCGCCCGTCACCAATGGGTGCTCGTCATCGGCCACCGCGTCCGCCTCGTGGAAGACCTCTGCCAACGGTTCGGCCTCCAATACATCAGCGAAGTCCAAACCCACCCCGACGGCTCCACCGGCGGTTATGGTCTCTGCATTGATTCGCTGCATCCCCATTCCCGCGCCAGTTTTAACGCCGCTGACTGGCAAGATGGCGTAGTGATTATTGATGAAATTGAGCAAGTCCTCTGGCATGGCTTAAACTCCAGCACCTGTAGCGGCAACCGCGTCGCCATTTTAAAATCCTTCAAAACCTTGATGCAAAACGTCTTGGGGGGGCGGGGTCAGGTCTATGTGGCCGATGCGGATCTCAGCGATGTATCCATTGACTACCTTCGATCCCTCGCGGGGGTGGATTTCACCCCGTTCATCGTCGAAAACCGTTGGCAACCCACCACCGAAGCCTGGGACGTTTATCACTATTCCGACCCCACCCCCGATCGCCTCGTTCACGATCTAGAGCAGCACATTCGGGACGGCGGCAAGCCCTTCGTCTGTTTGTCGGCGCAAAAAGTGCGCAGTCAATGGGGAACCTCCAACCTCGAAGCCTATCTGTGCCAACAGTTTCCCACCCTGAAAATTCTCCGCATTGATTCGGAATCCCTCGCCGATGCCACCCATCCCGCCGCCCAATGTTTGGAGCAACTCGATGTTCTCTTACAGCAGTATGATGTGGTGCTGACCAGTCCCTGTTTGGAAACGGGGGTGAGTATTGATCTGCGGGGACATTTCACCTCGGTGTGGGGGATTGCCCAGGGGGTGCAGGCGGAAAATTCGGTGCGGCAGGCCTTGAGTCGGGTGCGGGAAAATGTGTCGCGGCATCTGTGGATCGCGCCCTTTGGGTTTAATACGGTGGGGAATGGGTCTACGTCGATCGCCTCTCTCCTCGATTCGGGACAACGGCTGACCCAACTGAATATCCGCCTCTTGCAACAGTCGGATCTCACGGGGTTAGATGATCTTGAAACGGGGTTTCAGGCGGAATCGTTGCTCTGTTGGGCACAGTTGGCGGTGCGGGTGAATGCGGCGATGATCCACTATCGCGATCGCGTCTTGGCGGCACTCCGGGGCGAAGGCCATCACCTGATCCCGGTGCTCGAACCTGTCCCCCTCCCCATAGCGGAGCATGACCCCGGCCAAGAGCCTAGCCCGTCCCTGGGGGATGTGGTGGCGGAGGTGCGCGATCGCAACTATCAGGATGAATGCAGTGCGATCGCCACCGCCGCCGACCTCACCACCCCCGACTATCAACACCTCAAAAAACAACTGGTCAAAACCCCTGACCAACGCCGCCAAGTGCGCAAACATGACCTTAAACTCCGCTACGGCATCGAAGTCACGCCGGATCTCGTGGAACGGGATGACCAAGGTTGGTATCAACAACTGCGCCTCCATTACTACCTCACCCTGGGCCGTCCCTACCTGACGGAACGGGATGCGAACCTCGCCCAACAGATGATTTTGCAGGGAGATGGGGCCATTTTTGCGCCGGACTTTAATCGGTCGCAGTTGGGGGCGGTGATTGGCACGCTTGATGTTTTAGGAATTTCAACGCTGTTGAACAATCCCCAGCGCCAGCTTCGCAACACCGACGCGGATTTAGTGGCGCTGCAACAGTTAGCGATCGCCAATCGCACCTTCATCAAAGCCGCTCTGGGGGTCGGCATTGCTAAAAATGCCAGTGCGGTCTTGATTTTGCGGCGCTGTTTAGAACAATTGGGCTATGGGGTGCAGTGCATCAAGTGCGAAGGCCAACGCATTCCCGGTAAGACCAAACGCAGCCGCAGCAAGCGCATCCGCGTCTACCAAATCGAACCCCCCAACGATGGCCGCGCTGCCGTCTTCACCGCCTGGCTCCAACGCGAAACCCCCTGCGACCCCGACGGCTGGCCAGAACAACCCACCTCGTTAGGTCTTACTCCCTTAGATGAGGGCTATGAACAGTTAAGCCTCTTCGCGTGA
- a CDS encoding SH3-like domain-containing protein: protein MQDIPSKAYHQHIPHNPDSTETICTAEETIGFFEKQITSIHNLMRAKKQLPSFDSIRRAAEEVDGRFATHNFTLDIPTFLRDRLPAYGERRILAVETVLCELNYLTPAELRQALERAEPPAATPKTPKPTPDNPYAPAIDHETYPEARYQVGDCVQVRDQVQPGHIRTPLYLLGKTGRIAQLQGFFLNPEDLAHFKSTVLRLPLYLVEFDMLEIWGDRCPPRSQKDKLRVEIYEPWVTSSRHSP from the coding sequence ATGCAGGACATTCCCTCAAAAGCCTATCACCAGCATATTCCCCACAATCCAGACAGCACAGAGACGATCTGCACCGCAGAGGAAACCATTGGCTTTTTCGAGAAGCAGATTACCTCGATTCATAACCTGATGCGGGCCAAGAAGCAGCTTCCTAGCTTTGATTCGATCCGCAGAGCCGCCGAGGAAGTAGACGGTCGCTTTGCGACTCACAACTTTACTCTTGATATTCCGACCTTTTTGCGCGATCGCTTGCCAGCCTATGGAGAGCGGCGAATTTTGGCGGTGGAAACGGTTCTGTGCGAACTCAATTACCTCACCCCCGCAGAACTCCGCCAAGCCTTGGAACGAGCCGAACCCCCCGCAGCAACCCCCAAGACCCCGAAGCCAACGCCAGACAATCCCTATGCCCCTGCCATTGATCACGAAACCTATCCAGAGGCCCGCTATCAGGTCGGGGATTGCGTGCAGGTGCGAGACCAGGTGCAGCCCGGTCATATCAGAACGCCTCTCTATCTATTAGGGAAAACAGGACGCATCGCCCAGCTCCAAGGCTTTTTTCTCAACCCTGAAGATCTCGCCCATTTCAAGTCCACGGTGTTACGCCTGCCCCTCTACCTGGTAGAGTTTGACATGCTAGAAATTTGGGGCGATCGCTGTCCCCCCAGGAGTCAGAAGGATAAACTTCGGGTCGAAATTTACGAACCCTGGGTGACATCCTCCCGACACTCACCCTAA